A region of the Cardiocondyla obscurior isolate alpha-2009 linkage group LG03, Cobs3.1, whole genome shotgun sequence genome:
GCGCAAATTTACATTCGCCTAATCGAGAAATAactgaatataattaatttcaactcGCGGAGTTAATCCTTTTCGATGGTATTAAACAATCAAAAATATGCTGACGCATCGGTCAAAAATGACCATTAAACAGTTGTAATATTCTATAATTTAAAGTGTGTTTCATCGTTGTTTAACGTTATTGTTTTGGCattattatcgttttaataCGATATTATTACCATAATACATTTTCATGAACTGATTTTAAATGCACATTATGAAAAGATATCGTAGcctattaattatgaaaaataatattattgagCGTCAATTTTCGATCGTTGCGATAAACGTAACAACAATTTGCTAGTCAACTTAACCCCGTGCGCGTCGTTTAGCTTCACGGTCCGGTGCATAgcattacaatattttacaaacagacgatattaaaaatcaaatgcCGCTTTCCATATTTTCTCCTTTATTCTCGCGGATGCCGAGCGTATCCGTAAAGACAAAACGACGAACGAATTAGCCGTGCAATTTTGCTCGATGTTATCGCGGATTACCTGGAGGGAAAATCGATAGAGATAATTCGGCGAGTATTGCTGAGAGTATTGATGATGTTGGCTTTGGTACTGATGGTGGTGGCCGTAATACAGCTGTTGTTGCTGATAcggctgctgctgttgcggcTGTTGATGCTGCTGGTGCTGTTGCTGGCGTTGATGATGATGATCATGGTGATGCTGATGATGATGGTACCAGCCGTTATTGTATCCATCCATGTCATATACCGGAGTCACGCTTTACCGGTTCGAATGCGCCCGCGATCAGACGCAAAAAACGAAACGGCACACGCACGGCGAACATATCAATCATTCATCGGTAAGGCGCGGACCGTTCGTGCCTGGAGATCGTTACCGGACGGAATCCGCGGCATTTTCGcgcgaaattcgcgatgcccTTCGGTATTATGGCAATAAAGCACGCGAGTGACTCTAACGACGGCTAGGAGCGCGTAGATCAGATATTCCGTCGGTTAAACGCTGTCTCGGAAAATATTAGGTGTCATTAATCATTTCGGTGTCTAATCGGGACGGTCAATTCGCTCGAAAGTTTACGGCGGTGAAATCTCATTAGCGAATATCGGATCTTCGAATCTTCGGCTGCGATTGAGATCCCGCAATCGGGGACCGCGGTATCTGAACGGTGGATGATACTTTGCACTTCCGGCGCAACTAGATTCGCAATTGCACTCTAGCTGATGACGACAGGCCAACTAACTCGCGATGAGAAATTCACGAAATCGGTACGCGAGAGCTGCTGGTGGTCTTCCCTCCCCACTACTTCGTTTTTTAACGTGGCATTTTATTATTCCTCCTTTACGGTGCCCTCGTGTCCAGTTCTCGCTACTTCTCGGTCGCGCCGAACCGGTCGGCACCGCGGACCTTTGTTCTCGCAGGGGGGTCGTTGGGAAAAGCCGGGGCGCATCAGGAAGAAAAAGGGTTACCGATACACGCTCCCGACGAGGTCGGGAATTCCTTTCCCGAAAACCTGCCGGTACTTCCTCCTTTTCCTGACGGTATATGTGGCACGACTCATCCTCCCCGCTCGCGGAATTATGCATGCCGAATTGAATTCTCAAGGAACGGAGGACGTCGCTCCGGGATGAATTGGGTGGCAGTAACTTTTAAATCGCCAGGGCAACGACCAGCCGCGGCTCTCAAGAATTTTATAAGGCTATAGAGATGTAGAAATATGCGGAAACGGAATTAATGTGAACCCAAATAAGATTTTGAAACTAATATAAGACTTCCGCGACGTTAATATtaggtagaaaaaaaaaaaaaaaagacaaaatatattttcttttttttttatctttgggCGACTTCGGTTTAAAACTAATATTACCGGAAAATGAATATTGTTGGAAAAACGAATGAGTTTCTTGcgttgttaaataaaatactttccgTAAAAATCGTGAATAGGAAA
Encoded here:
- the LOC139101188 gene encoding sex-determining region Y protein-like, which translates into the protein MDGYNNGWYHHHQHHHDHHHQRQQQHQQHQQPQQQQPYQQQQLYYGHHHQYQSQHHQYSQQYSPNYLYRFSLQVIRDNIEQNCTANSFVVLSLRIRSASARIKEKIWKAAFDF